In the genome of Methylophaga nitratireducenticrescens, one region contains:
- a CDS encoding ABC transporter ATP-binding protein, with product MIIVDLSQVEKHYRGVHALQQLDLQIQQGEILGLFGHNGAGKTTTIKLILGLIKPSQGEVRVFDKNPAGSHAYQIRRQLGFLQENVSFYQQMTGLEVLNYFAKLKGCTARQPRDLLAQVGLEQAADRRVKTYSKGMCQRLGLAQALLGAPKLLLLDEPTVGLDPLATRDFYSSIDALKQAGSTIVLCSHLLAGVEKVIDRALILKQGRALAAGSLSELRQQADLPVNIELQGQGLQLPQNLFADFHRTEKGIECQISQQQKMHLLPQLLSLPGLENIEIHMPSLDDVYAHFNQPSSGTV from the coding sequence ATGATTATTGTTGATTTATCACAAGTGGAAAAACATTACCGTGGTGTACACGCTCTGCAACAACTTGATTTGCAGATCCAGCAGGGCGAAATATTAGGCCTTTTCGGTCATAACGGTGCTGGTAAAACGACAACCATTAAATTGATCTTAGGCCTGATCAAACCTAGCCAGGGTGAAGTACGGGTATTTGATAAAAATCCCGCTGGCAGTCACGCCTATCAGATACGCCGTCAACTCGGTTTTTTGCAGGAAAATGTCAGTTTTTATCAGCAAATGACTGGATTGGAAGTGCTGAATTATTTTGCAAAATTAAAAGGTTGCACAGCGAGACAGCCCCGTGATTTGTTGGCACAAGTTGGGCTGGAACAGGCAGCAGATCGCCGAGTAAAAACCTACTCAAAAGGTATGTGTCAGCGTTTAGGGCTTGCACAAGCCTTGCTGGGTGCACCAAAACTATTATTATTAGATGAACCTACGGTTGGACTGGATCCGCTCGCCACACGCGATTTTTACAGCAGTATTGACGCTTTAAAACAAGCGGGTAGCACCATTGTGCTATGTTCACACCTGTTGGCTGGAGTTGAGAAGGTCATTGATCGGGCTTTGATTTTAAAACAAGGACGCGCATTGGCTGCCGGCAGCCTAAGTGAACTACGCCAACAGGCTGATTTACCAGTAAATATTGAACTCCAGGGTCAAGGTCTGCAACTTCCACAAAATCTATTCGCTGACTTTCATCGTACTGAAAAGGGGATTGAATGCCAGATCAGTCAGCAACAGAAAATGCATTTATTACCACAACTGCTTTCGCTGCCAGGACTAGAAAACATCGAGATCCATATGCCTTCTCTGGATGATGTGTACGCGCATTTTAATCAACCTTCTTCTGGAACCGTCTGA